In the genome of Solibacillus silvestris, one region contains:
- a CDS encoding tRNA (guanosine(46)-N7)-methyltransferase TrmB, translated as MRLKHKPWAAEYIQQHPDVIIPNPEDYKGKWSEAFGNDNPIHIEVGTGKGQFVLGMALQNPEINYIGIELFDSVIVCALEKIEAANKPSNLRLLKVDGAKLEEFFGKGDVDRVYLNFSDPWPKVRHAKRRLTHEGFLEIYENILVDNGEIHFKTDNRGLFEYSLVSMNEYGMALNYVSLDLHANMPEDNIMTEYEEKFSKLGQPIYRLECQYKTK; from the coding sequence GTGAGATTAAAGCATAAACCATGGGCAGCGGAATATATTCAACAACATCCTGATGTAATTATTCCGAACCCGGAAGATTATAAAGGCAAGTGGAGTGAAGCATTCGGCAACGACAACCCGATTCATATTGAAGTTGGTACGGGTAAAGGGCAATTCGTTTTAGGGATGGCACTGCAAAATCCGGAGATTAACTATATCGGTATTGAATTATTTGATAGTGTGATCGTTTGTGCCCTTGAAAAAATTGAAGCAGCGAACAAACCATCCAATTTACGTTTATTAAAAGTTGATGGAGCGAAGCTGGAAGAGTTTTTCGGAAAAGGGGATGTGGACCGTGTATATCTGAACTTCTCGGATCCATGGCCAAAAGTGCGCCATGCAAAACGTCGCCTAACACACGAAGGATTCCTGGAAATTTATGAGAACATTTTAGTTGATAACGGTGAAATCCATTTTAAAACGGATAACCGTGGTCTTTTTGAATATTCACTCGTAAGTATGAACGAGTATGGTATGGCATTAAACTATGTATCGCTGGATTTACATGCCAATATGCCGGAAGATAATATTATGACAGAATACGAGGAGAAATTCTCGAAGCTCGGTCAGCCAATATATCGACTAGAATGCCAATACAAAACGAAATAA